From a single Ascaphus truei isolate aAscTru1 chromosome 2, aAscTru1.hap1, whole genome shotgun sequence genomic region:
- the LOC142488255 gene encoding uncharacterized protein LOC142488255, with product MGLMQSKLKKKIQHQRVHATGTGGGPTPQRLILSPLEELLRAKLLPVVVEGLPGDRDIGIYPSQFPPVAPEGHVSPETEQVSSPGSASSTHLEEHDEEDFDDDDDDDDAAAAAIDTQIQASDHEEVPIETVLPPKRPANTTYDAIVASEGKIVEAENRRHSDLMTVLERMIALQEETVSQLAHLHRVFIEVPKQLQKINTSFEALVVQQTQANYWRMTNVPQFNTSQPGSVHAGQFSPHSSDIHSPGPNVTGQVADIAVQVPDDILPLPSVQIQQLTPTKEATKRKHKQLLLTSFWSKTTKDTHETDQPSLVQCLPTCSHVSVGTSPVREQSLPKSPVGESLPKSPVGESLPKSPVGESLPKSPVGESLPKSPVGESLATSPVGESLATSPVGEQSLPKSPVGESLATSPACEVPEATQSGSVVPKVGGKRKRKTQETTSRPVTRSQKEQKK from the exons gtccaaattgaaaaagaaaatacaacaccaacgcgtgcatgctactggcactggaggtgggcccacaccacaacgtctcatattaagtccattggaggagctgcttcgggcaaaattacttcccgtcgtcgtggaaggcttacctggtgaccgtgatataggaatttacccctcacaatttccaccag ttgcccctgaaggacatgtgtcacctgagactgaacaagtgtcttcacctgggtcagccagctcaacacacctagaag aacatgatgaagaggattttgatgatgatgatgatgatgatgatgccgccgccgccgccatagacacacaaatacaagcaagtgaccatgaagaggttccaattgaaactgttttaccgccaaaacgtccagcaaataccacatatgatgcaattgtagcttctgagggaaaaattgtggaagcagaaaatcgtcgccattctgacctgatgacagtgctggaaaggatgattgcactgcaggaagaaacagtttcacaattggcacatctccacagagtcttcattgaagtgcctaaacagttgcaaaaaatcaacacctcattcgaagcattagttgttcagcaaacacaagctaattactggagaatgactaatgtaccacaattcaacacctcacagccaggatctgttcatgcaggtcagttttcaccacattcatctgatattcattcaccaggcccaaatgttaccggtcaagtagcagacattgctgtgcaggttcctgacgacatcctaccgctgccatctgtacaaattcagcagctgacacctacaaaggaggccacaaaaagaaaacacaagcagttactactgaccagtttttggtcaaaaacaacaaaagacacacatgaaacagaccaaccatcacttgtgcagtgtctaccaacttgctcacatgtgtcagtgggcacaagccctgtccgtgaacagtcactacccaaaagccctgtaggtgagtcactgcccaaaagccctgtaggtgaatcgctgcccaaaagccctgtaggtgaatcgctgcccaaaagccctgtaggtgaatcgctgcccaaaagccctgtaggtgagtcactggccacaagccctgtaggtgagtcactggccacaagccccgtaggtgaacagtcactgcccaaaagccctgtaggtgagtcactggccacaagccctgcctgtgaagtgccagaggccactcaaagtggctctgttgtgcctaaagttggtggcaaaagaaaaaggaaaactcaagagacaacaagcaggcctgttactcgctcgcaaaaggaacaaaaaaaataa